The following coding sequences lie in one Mesorhizobium sp. DCY119 genomic window:
- a CDS encoding pyridoxal phosphate-dependent aminotransferase: MPKRPPLTPLIAALPSTVPFVGPEAQQRASGRSFRARIGANESSFGPAPSVIAAMDEAAPGMWMYCDPDNHDLKVALAKHLGVELKNVVVGQGIDGLLNIVVRLYISAGDAVVTSLGAYPTFNFHVAASGGRLVTVPYEDDRESLDGLLAAVRREKAPMVYLSNPDNPMGTWWEATEIERFIAALPETTMLILDEAYGETGPASALPPIDVSRPNVLRMRTFSKAYGLAGLRCGYAVGEEETIADFEKIRDHYGVSRMAQIAGVAALADQDYLKTVANKVAAGRDRISAIARDNGLEPIASATNFVTIDCKADADFALKVMQNLLARDVFIRKPMAPVLNRCIRVSVGLDHELDVFAEELPKALAAARAG; this comes from the coding sequence ATGCCGAAACGCCCGCCGCTAACCCCGCTTATCGCCGCCCTGCCCTCGACGGTTCCGTTCGTCGGCCCGGAGGCGCAGCAGCGAGCCAGCGGGCGCAGTTTCCGCGCCCGCATCGGCGCCAATGAAAGCAGCTTCGGCCCTGCGCCCAGCGTCATTGCCGCCATGGACGAAGCCGCGCCCGGCATGTGGATGTATTGCGATCCCGACAATCACGATTTGAAGGTCGCGCTGGCAAAGCATCTCGGCGTCGAGCTGAAGAATGTCGTCGTCGGCCAGGGCATAGACGGCCTGCTCAACATCGTGGTGCGGCTCTATATCTCGGCGGGCGATGCCGTCGTCACCTCGCTCGGCGCCTACCCGACCTTCAACTTCCATGTCGCGGCCAGTGGCGGACGTCTGGTGACCGTGCCTTACGAGGACGACCGGGAGAGCCTCGACGGCCTGCTGGCAGCCGTGCGGCGCGAAAAGGCGCCGATGGTCTACCTCTCCAACCCCGACAACCCCATGGGAACCTGGTGGGAAGCGACCGAGATCGAGCGCTTCATCGCGGCATTGCCCGAGACGACCATGCTCATTCTCGACGAAGCCTATGGCGAGACCGGCCCGGCCTCGGCACTACCGCCGATCGACGTGTCGCGCCCCAATGTGCTGAGGATGCGCACCTTCTCCAAGGCCTACGGCCTTGCCGGCCTGCGCTGCGGCTACGCCGTCGGCGAAGAAGAAACCATCGCCGACTTCGAAAAGATCCGCGACCACTACGGCGTCAGCCGCATGGCCCAGATCGCCGGCGTGGCAGCCCTTGCCGATCAGGATTATCTCAAGACTGTCGCAAACAAAGTCGCAGCAGGACGCGACCGCATTTCCGCCATCGCCCGCGACAACGGGCTAGAGCCGATAGCGTCCGCCACCAATTTCGTGACCATCGATTGCAAGGCCGATGCCGATTTTGCCCTGAAGGTGATGCAGAATCTGCTCGCCCGCGACGTCTTCATCCGCAAGCCGATGGCGCCTGTGCTGAACCGCTGCATCCGGGTCAGCGTCGGTTTGGATCATGAACTTGATGTCTTCGCGGAAGAACTGCCGAAGGCCTTGGCGGCGGCACGGGCCGGGTAA
- a CDS encoding ABC transporter substrate-binding protein: MRRHLLTSTTAIVLLFGAGNAYAGMDEAKTFLDKEIGDLSSLPRADQEKEMQWFIDAAKPFAGMEIKVVSEAITTHQYESDVLAPAFTAITGIKVTHDIIQEGDVVEKIQTQMQTGQNLYDGWVNDSDLIGTHWRYQQVRNLTDFMANEGKDVTNPGLDLADFIGTSFTTAPDKKLYQLPDQQFANLYWFRYDWFNDEKNKADFKAKYGYDLGVPVNWSAYEDIAEFFTGRDVDGKKVFGHMDYGKKDPSLGWRFTDAWLSMAGNGDKGIPNGLPVDEWGIKVDENSRPVGSCVARGGDTNGPAAVYSIQKYLDWLKAYAPAEAQGMTFSESGPVPAQGNIAQQIFWYTAFTADMVKPGLPVMNEDGTPKWRMAPSPHGVYWKDGMKLGYQDVGSWTLMKSTPDDRAKAAWLYAQFVTSKTVDVKKSHVGLTFIRESTIQDKSFTERAPQLGGLIEFYRSPARVQWSPTGTNVPDYPKLAQLWWQAIGDAASGAKTAQEAMDSLCGEQEKVMERLERAGVQGDIGPKMAEEHDLDFWNKDAVSKGNLAPQLKIENEKEKPQTINYDELVKSWQK, encoded by the coding sequence ATGCGACGGCACTTACTGACTTCTACGACCGCCATTGTCCTCTTGTTCGGCGCAGGCAATGCCTATGCCGGCATGGACGAGGCCAAGACCTTCCTGGACAAGGAAATCGGCGATCTCTCGTCGCTTCCGCGTGCCGATCAGGAAAAGGAAATGCAGTGGTTCATCGATGCCGCCAAGCCTTTTGCCGGCATGGAAATCAAGGTCGTCTCCGAAGCCATCACCACGCACCAGTATGAATCGGATGTGCTGGCGCCTGCATTCACCGCGATCACCGGCATCAAGGTGACTCACGATATCATCCAGGAGGGTGACGTCGTCGAAAAGATCCAGACCCAGATGCAGACCGGCCAGAACCTCTATGACGGCTGGGTCAACGACTCCGACCTGATCGGCACCCACTGGCGCTATCAGCAGGTGCGCAACCTGACCGACTTCATGGCCAATGAAGGCAAGGACGTCACCAATCCCGGCCTCGACCTCGCCGATTTCATTGGCACGTCCTTCACCACAGCACCTGACAAGAAGCTCTACCAGCTTCCCGACCAGCAGTTCGCCAACCTCTACTGGTTCCGCTACGACTGGTTCAACGACGAGAAGAACAAGGCCGACTTCAAGGCCAAATATGGCTACGACCTCGGCGTTCCCGTCAACTGGTCGGCCTATGAGGACATCGCCGAATTCTTCACCGGCCGTGACGTCGACGGCAAGAAGGTCTTCGGCCACATGGACTACGGCAAGAAGGACCCGTCGCTTGGCTGGCGGTTCACCGACGCCTGGCTGTCCATGGCCGGCAATGGCGACAAGGGCATTCCGAACGGCCTGCCGGTCGACGAATGGGGCATCAAGGTCGATGAAAACTCGCGCCCGGTCGGCTCCTGCGTTGCGCGCGGCGGCGACACCAACGGCCCGGCCGCTGTCTATTCGATCCAGAAATATCTCGACTGGCTGAAGGCCTACGCACCGGCCGAAGCCCAGGGCATGACCTTCTCCGAATCCGGCCCCGTGCCGGCGCAGGGAAACATCGCACAGCAGATATTCTGGTACACCGCCTTCACCGCCGACATGGTCAAGCCCGGCCTGCCGGTGATGAACGAGGACGGCACGCCGAAATGGCGCATGGCTCCGAGCCCGCATGGCGTCTACTGGAAGGACGGCATGAAACTCGGCTACCAGGACGTGGGTTCCTGGACGCTGATGAAGTCGACGCCTGACGATCGCGCCAAGGCCGCATGGCTCTATGCGCAGTTCGTGACCTCCAAGACCGTGGACGTGAAGAAGAGCCATGTTGGCCTCACCTTCATCCGCGAGAGCACCATCCAGGACAAGAGCTTCACCGAACGGGCTCCGCAACTCGGCGGCCTGATCGAGTTCTACCGTTCGCCGGCGCGCGTCCAGTGGTCGCCGACGGGCACCAACGTGCCGGACTATCCGAAGCTGGCACAGCTCTGGTGGCAAGCGATCGGCGATGCGGCATCAGGCGCAAAGACGGCGCAGGAAGCCATGGACTCGCTCTGCGGCGAGCAGGAAAAGGTGATGGAGCGCCTCGAACGCGCCGGCGTTCAGGGCGATATCGGACCCAAGATGGCCGAAGAGCACGATCTCGACTTCTGGAACAAGGATGCCGTTTCCAAGGGCAACCTCGCGCCGCAGCTCAAGATCGAGAACGAAAAGGAAAAGCCCCAGACCATCAACTACGACGAACTGGTCAAGAGCTGGCAGAAGTAA
- a CDS encoding DUF2160 domain-containing protein, with the protein MNIDFSWMAWTWPTAAFFATIFLMLVGMGVWEYVSPGGNPRIGILRFETTRGDRLFVSLLGSAFIHIAWLGLVGPNLWWALALSVVYAVGVFRYV; encoded by the coding sequence ATGAACATCGACTTCTCATGGATGGCATGGACCTGGCCGACCGCCGCCTTCTTCGCAACGATCTTCCTGATGCTCGTCGGCATGGGCGTCTGGGAATATGTTTCGCCCGGCGGCAATCCGCGCATCGGCATCCTGCGCTTCGAGACGACGCGCGGCGATCGCCTCTTCGTTTCGCTGCTTGGCAGCGCTTTCATTCATATCGCATGGCTGGGTCTCGTCGGACCCAATCTGTGGTGGGCTCTCGCTCTCTCCGTAGTCTACGCCGTGGGGGTGTTTCGCTACGTATAG
- a CDS encoding carbohydrate ABC transporter permease: MTGVNERTTSAREGAVSDSGAAGGLSSNLSKQEIERRMRRRGEESRWWWIVPTLYIIFLLLPIYWLINMSFKTNTEIVSSLTLYPHEPTLRNYRIIFTDSAWYSGYINSIIYVVMNMVISVAVALPAAYAFSRYRFLGDKHLFFWLLTNRMAPPAVFALPFFQLYSAFGLIDTHIAVALAHCLFNVPLAVWILEGFMSGVPKEIDETAYIDGYSFPRFFVKIFMPLIASGIGVACFFCFMFSWVELLIARTLTTTDAKPIAATMTRTVSASGMDWGLLAAAGVLTLIPGALVIWFVRNYIAKGFALGRV; the protein is encoded by the coding sequence ATGACGGGCGTGAACGAACGGACGACCAGTGCGCGGGAAGGTGCGGTCAGCGACAGCGGGGCGGCAGGCGGGCTTTCAAGCAACCTGTCGAAACAGGAGATCGAGCGGCGCATGCGCCGGCGGGGCGAGGAGTCGCGCTGGTGGTGGATCGTGCCGACGCTCTACATCATCTTCCTGCTGCTGCCGATCTACTGGCTCATCAATATGAGCTTCAAGACCAACACCGAGATCGTGTCGTCGCTGACGCTCTATCCGCATGAGCCGACGCTGCGGAACTACCGCATCATCTTCACCGATTCAGCCTGGTACTCCGGCTACATCAACTCGATCATCTATGTGGTCATGAACATGGTGATTTCGGTCGCGGTGGCTCTGCCTGCGGCATACGCCTTCTCGCGCTACCGCTTTCTCGGCGACAAGCACCTGTTCTTCTGGCTGCTCACCAATCGCATGGCGCCGCCGGCGGTGTTTGCGCTGCCGTTCTTCCAGCTCTATTCGGCATTCGGGCTGATCGACACCCACATCGCGGTGGCACTTGCGCATTGCCTGTTCAACGTGCCGCTGGCGGTGTGGATCCTCGAAGGCTTCATGTCGGGCGTGCCGAAGGAGATCGACGAGACCGCCTATATCGACGGCTATTCCTTCCCGCGCTTCTTCGTGAAGATCTTCATGCCGCTGATTGCCAGCGGCATCGGCGTCGCCTGCTTCTTCTGCTTCATGTTCTCATGGGTGGAACTGCTAATCGCCCGCACGCTGACGACGACCGACGCCAAGCCGATCGCCGCGACCATGACGCGAACGGTCTCGGCCTCCGGCATGGACTGGGGACTGCTTGCCGCCGCCGGCGTGCTGACGCTGATCCCCGGCGCTCTCGTCATCTGGTTCGTCCGCAACTACATCGCCAAGGGCTTTGCCCTGGGGAGGGTGTGA
- a CDS encoding sugar ABC transporter permease, protein MEKTLNNKAWFLVLPVLVLVAFSAVIPLMTVVNYSVQDTFGNNQFFWAGTEWFQELLSSSRFWAAIGRNLVFSGIILAIEVPLGILIALNMPRKGWGVPVCLVLMALPLLIPWNVVGTIWQVFGRGDIGLLGYYLNRIGIDYNYVRDPFDAWVTVIVMDVWHWTSLVVLLCYAGLVSIPDAFYQAAKIDGASRWAVFRYIQLPKMQRVLLIAVLLRFMDSFMIYTEPFVVTGGGPGNSTTFLSIDLVKMALGQFDLGPAAAMSLVYFLIILLLSWVFYTVMTNYDAGR, encoded by the coding sequence ATGGAAAAGACCTTGAACAACAAGGCCTGGTTCCTGGTGCTGCCTGTGTTGGTGCTTGTGGCATTCTCCGCGGTCATCCCCTTGATGACGGTCGTGAACTATTCCGTGCAGGACACCTTCGGCAACAACCAGTTCTTCTGGGCCGGAACCGAATGGTTCCAGGAGTTGCTGTCATCGAGCCGGTTCTGGGCCGCGATTGGCCGCAACCTGGTATTTTCCGGCATCATCCTGGCGATCGAGGTGCCGCTGGGCATCCTCATTGCGCTGAACATGCCGAGGAAGGGCTGGGGCGTGCCGGTCTGCCTCGTGCTGATGGCGCTGCCGCTGCTGATCCCTTGGAACGTCGTCGGCACCATCTGGCAGGTGTTCGGGCGCGGCGATATCGGCTTGCTCGGCTATTATCTCAACCGGATCGGTATCGACTACAACTACGTGCGCGACCCGTTCGATGCCTGGGTCACCGTCATTGTCATGGATGTCTGGCACTGGACGAGCCTCGTCGTGCTGCTCTGCTATGCCGGTCTGGTCTCGATCCCCGACGCCTTTTACCAGGCGGCAAAGATCGATGGCGCATCGCGTTGGGCCGTGTTCCGCTACATCCAGTTGCCCAAGATGCAGCGTGTGCTTCTGATCGCGGTTCTGCTGCGCTTCATGGATAGTTTCATGATTTACACCGAGCCCTTTGTCGTGACCGGCGGCGGGCCTGGCAACTCCACGACCTTCCTGTCGATCGACCTGGTCAAGATGGCGCTTGGCCAGTTCGACCTCGGACCGGCGGCGGCAATGTCGCTTGTCTACTTCCTGATCATCCTGCTGCTGTCATGGGTGTTCTACACAGTCATGACCAACTACGACGCGGGGCGCTGA
- a CDS encoding ABC transporter ATP-binding protein, which yields MASIELDHIRHAYAGPSKAATVYALKDIHYTFEDGGAYALLGPSGCGKTTLLNIISGLLHPSHGRLRFDGRDVTELSTQERNIAQVFQFPVIYDTMTVYDNLAFPLRNRGVTESEVDKKVRETLKMIDLADWANRKARGLTADQKQKISLGRGLVRSDVNAILFDEPLTVIDPHMKWVLRSQLKQLHQRFGYTEIYVTHDQTEALTFAQKVVVMFEGEIVQIGTPAELFERPRHTFVGYFIGSPGMNLLPVDIQGKNARLGSQSIALPGAPKTAGESKVELGIRPEYVRLGREGMPISVTKVEDIGRHKIVRAELEGRGIAAILGEDDDIPAEPKVRFDPAGINIYADSWRVEMGA from the coding sequence ATGGCAAGCATCGAACTCGACCATATCCGCCACGCCTACGCAGGGCCCTCGAAAGCAGCCACCGTCTACGCGCTGAAGGATATCCACTACACATTCGAGGATGGCGGTGCTTACGCGCTGCTCGGGCCGTCCGGTTGCGGCAAAACGACGTTGCTCAACATCATCTCCGGGCTGCTGCACCCGTCGCACGGCCGCCTGCGTTTCGACGGTCGCGACGTCACCGAACTGTCGACGCAGGAGCGCAACATCGCGCAGGTGTTCCAGTTCCCGGTCATCTACGACACGATGACGGTCTACGATAATCTCGCCTTTCCGCTGCGCAACCGAGGCGTCACCGAGAGCGAAGTCGACAAGAAGGTTCGCGAGACGCTGAAGATGATCGATCTGGCGGATTGGGCGAATCGCAAGGCACGCGGCCTGACCGCCGACCAGAAGCAGAAGATTTCGCTCGGCCGCGGCCTCGTGCGCTCCGACGTCAACGCCATCCTGTTCGACGAGCCGCTGACGGTCATCGACCCGCATATGAAATGGGTGCTGCGCTCGCAGCTGAAGCAGCTTCACCAGCGCTTCGGCTACACCGAAATCTATGTGACGCACGACCAGACCGAAGCTCTGACCTTCGCGCAAAAGGTTGTGGTGATGTTCGAGGGCGAGATCGTCCAGATCGGCACGCCGGCGGAATTGTTCGAGCGGCCACGGCATACATTCGTCGGCTATTTCATCGGCTCGCCAGGTATGAATCTCTTGCCGGTCGATATCCAGGGCAAGAATGCGCGGCTTGGCAGCCAGTCGATCGCGCTGCCCGGCGCACCGAAGACGGCCGGGGAGAGCAAGGTCGAACTCGGCATCAGGCCGGAATATGTGCGGCTGGGCCGCGAGGGAATGCCTATCTCGGTCACCAAGGTCGAGGACATCGGCCGCCACAAGATCGTGCGCGCCGAACTGGAAGGGCGCGGCATCGCTGCGATCCTCGGCGAGGATGACGACATTCCGGCCGAACCCAAGGTCCGCTTCGACCCGGCAGGGATAAACATCTACGCCGATTCCTGGCGCGTCGAGATGGGAGCGTAA
- a CDS encoding ABC transporter ATP-binding protein has protein sequence MLELKGVTKVVGADTHIDAVDLTLHHASLNVLLGPTLSGKTSLMRLMAGLDVPTSGSVWFDGVNVTGVPVQKRRIAMVYQQFINYPAMTVYENIASPLRVAGVDSAKIDKEVRRAAELLKLAPYLDRTPLNLSGGQQQRTALARAIVKNAGLVLLDEPLANLDYKLREELRAELPRIFAESGAIFVYATTEPSEALLLGGNTATLSQGRVTQLGPTIDVFRRPRDLVTARTFSDPPLNTIVLRKSGGSFLLDGGVNLPVPSELKGIADATYTVGFQPHHLYLARPNGEAVSVTAKVKVTEVTGSESFVHLDFADVHWVMLAHGIQVFDPDQTIEVFIDPRHLMVFDEAGRSAEIVQAQAA, from the coding sequence ATGCTTGAACTCAAAGGGGTAACGAAGGTTGTCGGCGCCGACACGCATATCGATGCGGTCGACCTGACGCTTCATCACGCCTCCCTCAACGTTCTTCTCGGGCCGACGCTTTCGGGCAAGACCAGCCTGATGCGGCTGATGGCGGGTCTCGACGTGCCGACCTCGGGCTCGGTCTGGTTCGATGGCGTGAACGTGACCGGCGTGCCGGTGCAGAAACGCCGGATCGCCATGGTATACCAGCAGTTCATCAATTATCCCGCGATGACCGTCTATGAGAACATCGCCTCGCCGTTGCGGGTCGCCGGCGTCGATAGCGCCAAGATCGACAAGGAGGTTCGCCGTGCGGCTGAGCTTCTCAAACTCGCACCTTATCTTGACCGCACGCCGCTCAACCTGTCCGGCGGCCAGCAACAACGTACAGCACTTGCGCGCGCCATCGTGAAAAATGCCGGGCTGGTTCTGCTCGACGAGCCGCTCGCCAATCTCGATTACAAGCTGCGCGAGGAATTGCGCGCCGAACTGCCCAGGATATTCGCCGAGTCCGGAGCGATCTTCGTCTATGCGACGACGGAACCTTCCGAAGCGCTGCTTCTCGGCGGCAATACGGCGACGCTGTCGCAAGGCAGGGTGACGCAGTTGGGCCCGACCATCGACGTGTTCCGCCGGCCGCGCGACCTGGTGACGGCCAGAACCTTTTCCGACCCGCCGCTCAACACGATCGTGCTGCGCAAGAGCGGAGGGAGCTTCCTGCTCGATGGTGGCGTCAACCTGCCCGTGCCGTCAGAGCTAAAGGGCATTGCCGACGCCACCTACACGGTCGGCTTCCAGCCGCACCATCTGTATCTGGCGCGTCCGAACGGCGAAGCGGTGTCGGTGACGGCCAAGGTGAAGGTGACGGAGGTGACCGGCTCGGAAAGCTTCGTCCATCTCGACTTCGCCGACGTCCATTGGGTGATGCTGGCGCATGGCATCCAGGTGTTCGATCCGGACCAGACGATCGAGGTCTTCATCGATCCGCGGCATTTGATGGTGTTCGACGAGGCGGGCCGTTCTGCCGAAATCGTTCAGGCGCAGGCGGCGTAG
- a CDS encoding TetR/AcrR family transcriptional regulator, giving the protein MARTIGSDGGRTEAAIREASISLMARFGYEAVSMRQLAAEVGVQAAALYRYFPTKQDLLFTLMREHMDGLLATWEAARPAKADPRARLNAFVRNHIHFHVARRHATHVSNMELRALSRDNLTQILRLRTAYEKELRQILRDGAEAGTFVIDDSGLTAIAIIQMITGVIVWFRPDERLSVEEVAETYLAMTMRLTGAENARENAHVHAHA; this is encoded by the coding sequence ATGGCGCGTACGATTGGTTCCGATGGCGGCAGGACGGAAGCTGCAATCCGCGAGGCGTCGATCAGCCTCATGGCCCGCTTTGGCTACGAGGCGGTTTCCATGCGCCAGCTTGCAGCCGAAGTCGGCGTGCAGGCCGCTGCGCTCTACCGCTATTTTCCGACTAAGCAAGACCTGCTCTTCACACTGATGCGCGAGCATATGGATGGGTTGCTTGCGACGTGGGAGGCGGCGCGCCCGGCCAAGGCCGATCCGCGCGCGCGCCTTAACGCGTTCGTGCGCAACCATATCCATTTCCATGTCGCGCGCCGGCACGCCACCCATGTCTCCAACATGGAACTGCGCGCCCTTTCGCGCGATAATCTCACCCAGATTCTGCGCCTGCGCACCGCCTATGAGAAGGAATTGCGCCAGATCCTGCGCGACGGCGCGGAGGCCGGGACCTTCGTGATCGACGACTCCGGACTGACCGCGATCGCCATCATCCAGATGATCACCGGGGTCATCGTCTGGTTCCGCCCGGACGAGCGGCTTTCAGTGGAAGAAGTAGCCGAGACCTATCTCGCAATGACAATGCGCCTGACAGGCGCGGAAAACGCCAGGGAGAACGCCCATGTACACGCACACGCTTGA
- a CDS encoding isovaleryl-CoA dehydrogenase, which produces MYTHTLDFGHGEDIDALRDMVRRFAQDRIAPIAAEIDRNNEFPAHLWAEMGALGLLGMTADPGFGGTGMGYLAHVVAMEEISRASASVGLSYGAHSNLCVNQINRWGTAAQKEKYLPALCSGENIGALAMSEPGAGSDVVSMRLRAEKRNDRFVLNGNKMWITNGPDADTLVVYAKTEPTMGSRGITAFIIESKMKGFSVAQKLDKLGMRGSNTGELVFEDVDVPFDNVLGQEGRGVEVLMSGLDYERTVLAGGPLGLMAACLDVAVPYVQTRRQFGQAIGDFQLVQGKLADMYANMNAAKAYVYAVASACDRGQTTRKDAAGCVLFAAEKATLMALDALQLLGGNGYINDYPTGRLLRDAKLYEIGAGTSEIRRWLIGREIMAEGV; this is translated from the coding sequence ATGTACACGCACACGCTTGATTTCGGGCACGGCGAGGACATCGATGCGCTGCGCGACATGGTGCGCCGCTTCGCGCAGGACCGCATCGCGCCGATCGCCGCCGAGATCGACCGCAACAACGAATTTCCCGCGCATCTGTGGGCAGAAATGGGTGCGCTCGGCCTCCTCGGCATGACCGCCGACCCGGGTTTCGGCGGCACCGGCATGGGCTATCTCGCGCATGTCGTAGCCATGGAGGAGATTTCCCGCGCATCCGCCTCGGTCGGCCTGTCCTATGGCGCGCATTCCAATCTCTGCGTCAACCAGATCAACCGCTGGGGGACCGCAGCGCAGAAGGAGAAATACCTGCCTGCGCTCTGCTCGGGCGAGAATATCGGCGCGTTGGCCATGTCGGAACCGGGTGCGGGTTCAGATGTCGTGTCGATGCGTCTGCGCGCCGAAAAGCGCAACGACCGCTTCGTACTCAACGGCAACAAGATGTGGATCACCAATGGACCGGATGCCGATACGCTGGTGGTCTATGCCAAGACCGAACCGACAATGGGCTCGCGCGGCATCACAGCCTTCATCATCGAAAGCAAGATGAAGGGTTTTTCCGTTGCTCAGAAGCTGGACAAGCTGGGCATGCGCGGCTCCAATACCGGCGAACTCGTCTTCGAGGATGTCGACGTGCCTTTCGACAACGTGCTCGGACAGGAAGGACGCGGCGTCGAGGTGCTAATGTCGGGGCTGGACTATGAACGAACCGTGCTCGCCGGCGGCCCCCTCGGCCTGATGGCCGCATGTCTGGATGTTGCCGTGCCTTACGTACAGACCAGGCGCCAGTTCGGACAGGCCATCGGCGATTTCCAGCTCGTTCAGGGCAAACTTGCCGACATGTACGCCAACATGAATGCCGCCAAGGCTTACGTCTATGCTGTCGCCTCGGCCTGCGACCGCGGCCAGACGACCCGCAAGGATGCTGCCGGCTGCGTGCTCTTCGCTGCCGAAAAGGCGACGCTGATGGCGCTCGACGCGCTGCAACTGCTTGGCGGCAACGGCTACATCAACGACTATCCAACCGGCCGCCTGCTGCGCGACGCCAAGCTTTACGAGATCGGCGCCGGCACCAGCGAGATTCGACGGTGGCTGATCGGGCGGGAGATTATGGCGGAGGGCGTGTGA
- a CDS encoding carboxyl transferase domain-containing protein, translating to MPALTSSISPASDAFKTNAGRMRELVADIAEKAATVELGGSQEARERHVSRGKLLPRQRLAQLVDPGSPFLEVGQFAAWNMYDGDISAAGMIAGIGRIEGREVMIVVNDATVKGGTYYPITVKKHLRAQEIAMQNNLPCVYLVDSGGANLPNQDEVFPDRDHFGRIFYNQANMSAAGIPQIACVMGSCTAGGAYVPAMSDETIMVRNQATIFLGGPPLVKAATGEDVSAEDLGGAEVHTRQSGVADHYAMDDEHALAITRRIVKNLNRNKSVSLNLQKPIQPLHDPHEIYGVIPADIRQPYDVREVIARIVDGSEFDEFKQNYGTTLVTGFAHLYGMPVGIIANNGVLFSESALKGAHFIELCCQRKIPLIFLQNITGFMVGRKYEAGGIAKDGAKLVTAVATAQVPKVTMIIGGSFGAGNYGMCGRAYSPRFLWMWPNARISVMGGEQAATVLAMVKREGIERKGGEWTAEEEAKFRKPILMKYEHEGQPLYSSARLWDDGIIDPAKSREVLALSLSAALNAPVAETKFGVFRM from the coding sequence ATGCCCGCCCTAACCTCTTCTATCTCCCCCGCCTCCGACGCCTTCAAAACCAATGCCGGGCGCATGCGGGAGCTTGTGGCCGACATTGCCGAGAAGGCGGCAACCGTCGAGCTGGGCGGCTCGCAGGAAGCGCGGGAGCGCCATGTCTCGCGTGGGAAGCTGCTGCCGCGCCAGCGGCTTGCCCAGCTTGTCGATCCCGGCTCGCCCTTTCTGGAAGTCGGCCAGTTCGCCGCGTGGAACATGTATGACGGCGATATCTCCGCCGCAGGCATGATCGCCGGCATTGGTCGGATCGAAGGCCGCGAGGTGATGATCGTCGTCAACGACGCCACCGTGAAGGGCGGCACCTATTATCCGATCACTGTGAAGAAGCATCTGCGGGCGCAGGAAATTGCCATGCAGAACAATCTGCCTTGCGTCTATCTGGTCGACAGCGGCGGCGCCAACCTGCCCAACCAGGACGAGGTGTTTCCCGACCGCGACCATTTCGGCCGCATCTTTTATAACCAGGCCAATATGTCGGCGGCCGGCATTCCGCAGATCGCCTGCGTCATGGGCTCATGCACGGCGGGCGGCGCTTACGTGCCGGCGATGTCGGACGAGACGATCATGGTGCGCAACCAGGCCACCATCTTTCTCGGCGGGCCGCCGCTGGTGAAGGCTGCCACCGGCGAGGATGTGAGCGCCGAAGACCTTGGCGGCGCAGAGGTCCACACGCGCCAGTCGGGCGTGGCCGACCACTACGCCATGGATGACGAGCACGCGCTGGCGATCACACGGCGCATTGTCAAAAACCTGAATCGGAACAAGAGCGTAAGCCTGAACTTACAGAAACCGATTCAACCGCTTCACGATCCGCATGAGATCTACGGCGTCATTCCCGCCGATATCCGACAGCCCTATGACGTGCGCGAGGTCATCGCCCGCATCGTTGATGGCTCGGAGTTCGACGAGTTCAAGCAGAACTACGGCACGACGCTGGTCACCGGCTTTGCCCATCTTTACGGCATGCCCGTCGGCATCATCGCCAACAATGGCGTGCTGTTTTCGGAAAGCGCACTCAAGGGCGCGCATTTCATCGAACTGTGCTGCCAGCGCAAGATTCCACTGATCTTCCTGCAGAACATCACCGGCTTCATGGTCGGTCGCAAATACGAGGCCGGCGGCATCGCCAAGGACGGCGCCAAGCTGGTGACGGCGGTAGCCACCGCGCAGGTGCCGAAAGTGACGATGATCATCGGCGGCTCGTTCGGCGCCGGCAACTACGGCATGTGCGGCCGCGCCTATTCGCCCCGCTTCCTGTGGATGTGGCCGAACGCACGCATATCGGTGATGGGCGGCGAGCAGGCTGCAACCGTGCTTGCCATGGTCAAGCGCGAGGGCATCGAGCGCAAGGGCGGCGAATGGACCGCTGAGGAAGAAGCGAAATTCCGCAAGCCGATCCTGATGAAATACGAGCATGAGGGCCAGCCGCTCTATTCGTCGGCGCGCCTGTGGGACGACGGCATCATCGACCCGGCGAAATCGCGCGAGGTGCTGGCGCTGAGCTTGAGTGCTGCGCTGAACGCGCCGGTGGCGGAGACGAAATTCGGCGTGTTCAGGATGTGA